In one window of Cytophagaceae bacterium ABcell3 DNA:
- a CDS encoding response regulator — MKKINGILLIDDDGTTNLVNRRLIERKLPVEKLLVAVNGEQALNILQNYIETHNQKAPELIVLDLNMPFMDGFEFLEYFKRKNFCNKTQVRLIILTNSTYEKDKEQFDKIREDKWFFMQKPLTEDKLKKALDYREMYV; from the coding sequence ATGAAAAAAATCAATGGCATATTACTAATAGATGATGACGGAACCACCAATTTGGTAAACCGCAGACTAATTGAAAGAAAACTTCCTGTTGAAAAACTTCTAGTAGCTGTAAATGGAGAACAGGCTTTAAATATACTTCAAAACTACATAGAAACACACAACCAAAAAGCTCCCGAACTCATTGTACTTGACCTGAACATGCCTTTTATGGATGGGTTTGAGTTTCTGGAATACTTTAAAAGAAAGAACTTCTGCAACAAAACCCAGGTAAGACTAATAATTCTTACCAATTCTACTTATGAGAAAGACAAAGAACAGTTTGACAAAATAAGGGAAGACAAGTGGTTTTTTATGCAAAAACCGTTAACGGAAGACAAACTAAAAAAGGCGCTGGATTACAGGGAAATGTATGTCTAA
- a CDS encoding chemotaxis protein CheB has protein sequence MDTQVDPNNQLNYVVGIGASAGGLEAINEMFDNVPPDAGCAFILVQHLSPDYKSLIAELLAKHTEMKVIEAEDNMLVRPNCVYVIPVKKYLTIRFGRLKVSEKEVAKAPNVAIDKFFESLAFDQKDKAISIILSGTGSDGTKGAKVVKENGGNVIVQDPLSAKFDGMPNSAISAGVADVVVAPEFIAEEIIKLTSNKPKRKSYVEKVSDQQRDVLGKILDIVGRETSFDFNLYKKPTIVRRLLKRIAQLEISSPEKYLRYLKENPEEVHLLYQEFLITVTRFFRDNEAFHILGTTVLPEILDKKDGGDIVKIWVAGCSTGQEAYSIAILIMEYMEMKDKNFDVKIFATDLDKDAIDVASKGVYPHSIEGEVSSIRLGRYFSKVGGGYQINQSIRRMVIFAQHNIIKDAPFSKTDLISCRNLLIYFQPELQKKVLATFHFSLNPDGVLFLGPSENPGVAKEYLSTLHSKWKIYKKNKHAGALSDRGQVSSASVYNSFASKEHFEKVQSRKGEDINELFCSSVSEDFHYAGVFVNDSLDVKQAVGDFKKYLSLPEKKLTMNLQKMVHPDLVVTLSSLVRQVLKRREKVVKKGVKIRDGENIRVISLVVRPVEDKPKTAFILFGKEYDFSVAERADSAEVDDNEMRVHYEELEGELKETKANLQSTVEELETSNEELQSTIEELLSANEELQSTNEELQSLNEELHTVNSEHQQKIKELIELNDDLDNYFRSTDIGQVFVDEAMRVKKFTPAATKLVNLIEADIGRPLNHISNNIQYQELQEDVEQVVKHHTIVEKEIGLKEGKFFQMRVVPYITQAGGYNGAVMTFVDITRVKSLNNLFGGVLSSSVNGIMAFTEERNADGELIDYRFVLSNRAANSMIGFEEEDIAGHKMLEVIPVFKSQGLFDKLRKVSETGIPLRLEHFMMINNHKIWLLTSAVRIEGGIALSMSDITEKKKSEENTSLAIKNLKNTEEKLRKLNEELEVRIEERTKELRDNEERFRLAVKATNDVIWDWDILSNQVWWSEGLNDYFGIDNAEDSSIGIETFYDNIHEDDREKVIKGINKSLNTGDSVWGDDFKFKKADGSIAYLFSRGYVLKNEYEMPYRMVGSMIDLSDLKQTQEELNETNENLVKINNDLDNFIYTASHDLKAPISNIEGLVYSLEGELAENKNEHILEMLDLIKTSIERFKNTIKDLTEISKVQKNLENEYDFINVEDVLKEIKMVIPEIIEENNAKINLLCQPSCKSIKFSKKNFQSILYNFITNGIKYRKPKVAPVIDIDIWEEGDFNVLMIRDNGLGIEPEKKAKVFDMFKRLHDHVEGTGLGLYIVKRIMDNSGGKIEVDSELGEGSTFKLYFPK, from the coding sequence ATGGATACACAGGTAGATCCTAATAATCAACTAAACTATGTGGTGGGGATAGGGGCTTCGGCAGGTGGTCTGGAAGCTATCAATGAAATGTTTGATAATGTACCTCCTGATGCAGGCTGTGCTTTTATTTTAGTCCAACATCTATCTCCTGACTATAAAAGTTTGATTGCTGAGCTTTTGGCCAAGCATACTGAAATGAAGGTGATCGAGGCTGAAGATAATATGCTGGTGCGGCCTAACTGTGTATATGTTATTCCTGTAAAAAAATACCTTACTATAAGATTTGGAAGGCTTAAGGTGTCTGAGAAAGAGGTGGCTAAAGCACCTAATGTTGCTATTGATAAATTCTTCGAATCTCTGGCTTTTGATCAAAAAGATAAGGCTATTTCTATTATTTTATCAGGAACAGGTTCTGATGGAACAAAAGGCGCCAAGGTGGTAAAGGAAAACGGAGGGAATGTCATTGTTCAGGATCCATTGTCTGCTAAGTTTGACGGAATGCCTAATAGCGCTATATCGGCTGGGGTTGCCGATGTGGTGGTGGCACCGGAGTTTATTGCTGAAGAAATTATTAAACTTACTTCTAACAAGCCAAAACGTAAATCATATGTAGAGAAAGTGTCTGATCAGCAAAGAGATGTGTTGGGAAAAATTTTGGATATTGTAGGACGAGAAACATCTTTTGACTTTAACTTATACAAGAAACCTACCATAGTTAGGAGGCTTTTAAAGAGGATAGCCCAACTTGAAATTAGTTCTCCGGAAAAATATCTTCGTTATTTAAAAGAGAACCCAGAAGAGGTTCATCTTCTTTACCAAGAGTTTCTAATCACTGTTACTCGTTTCTTTAGGGACAATGAGGCGTTTCATATTTTGGGGACCACGGTTTTACCAGAAATTTTAGATAAAAAAGATGGGGGTGATATAGTTAAAATCTGGGTGGCAGGGTGCAGTACAGGGCAGGAGGCCTATTCCATTGCTATTCTAATTATGGAATATATGGAAATGAAGGATAAAAATTTCGATGTTAAAATTTTTGCCACAGATCTGGACAAAGACGCCATTGATGTTGCCAGTAAAGGCGTGTACCCTCATAGTATAGAGGGGGAGGTAAGTTCAATAAGGTTGGGCCGTTATTTTTCTAAAGTAGGAGGTGGTTATCAAATTAACCAATCTATTAGGAGAATGGTTATCTTTGCCCAACATAATATTATAAAAGACGCCCCTTTTAGCAAGACGGATCTTATTTCTTGTAGAAACTTACTTATTTATTTTCAGCCGGAGCTCCAAAAAAAGGTTTTGGCCACTTTCCATTTTTCACTAAATCCAGATGGAGTACTGTTTCTTGGGCCAAGCGAAAATCCAGGAGTTGCAAAAGAGTACCTTTCCACATTGCACTCTAAATGGAAGATTTATAAAAAGAATAAACATGCTGGCGCATTGAGTGATAGGGGGCAAGTATCGTCGGCTTCTGTTTACAATAGCTTTGCCAGCAAAGAGCATTTTGAGAAGGTTCAAAGTAGAAAAGGTGAAGATATTAATGAACTGTTTTGTAGTTCAGTGTCAGAAGATTTTCATTATGCTGGTGTGTTTGTCAATGATAGTTTAGATGTTAAACAGGCTGTAGGGGATTTTAAAAAGTATTTAAGTCTTCCTGAAAAGAAGCTTACCATGAACCTACAGAAAATGGTGCATCCAGATTTGGTTGTGACGCTTTCGAGCTTGGTTCGTCAAGTTTTAAAAAGACGGGAGAAAGTTGTTAAGAAAGGAGTTAAAATTAGGGATGGCGAAAATATAAGGGTTATTAGTTTGGTAGTGAGACCCGTAGAAGATAAGCCTAAAACCGCATTCATTCTTTTTGGAAAGGAGTATGACTTTTCTGTTGCAGAGAGAGCTGATAGCGCAGAGGTTGATGATAATGAGATGAGGGTTCATTATGAGGAACTTGAGGGTGAATTGAAAGAAACCAAGGCTAACCTGCAAAGTACAGTAGAAGAGTTAGAAACTTCTAATGAAGAACTGCAATCTACTATAGAAGAACTGCTTTCTGCTAATGAAGAACTGCAAAGTACCAACGAGGAACTGCAATCCTTGAACGAAGAACTGCATACTGTAAATAGTGAGCATCAGCAGAAGATTAAAGAGCTGATAGAGTTAAATGATGACCTTGATAACTACTTTCGAAGTACTGACATTGGTCAGGTGTTTGTCGATGAGGCCATGAGGGTTAAGAAGTTTACTCCTGCTGCTACCAAGTTGGTCAATTTGATCGAAGCAGATATCGGCAGGCCATTAAACCATATTTCTAATAATATTCAATATCAAGAACTTCAGGAAGACGTAGAACAGGTGGTTAAGCACCATACTATCGTTGAAAAAGAAATTGGGCTGAAAGAGGGTAAGTTTTTTCAGATGAGGGTTGTTCCATATATTACTCAGGCTGGCGGTTATAATGGAGCGGTTATGACCTTTGTGGATATTACCCGAGTTAAATCATTAAACAACTTGTTTGGTGGAGTGCTTTCTAGTTCTGTAAATGGTATTATGGCTTTTACTGAAGAAAGAAATGCTGATGGAGAGTTAATTGACTATAGGTTTGTTCTGTCTAATAGGGCGGCTAATTCTATGATTGGTTTTGAAGAGGAAGATATTGCTGGGCACAAAATGCTAGAGGTTATTCCTGTTTTTAAAAGTCAAGGTTTGTTTGATAAGCTCAGGAAGGTTTCTGAAACAGGAATACCTTTACGTCTAGAACATTTCATGATGATAAACAATCATAAAATATGGTTATTGACCTCTGCTGTGCGCATTGAAGGAGGTATCGCTCTGAGCATGTCCGATATCACTGAGAAAAAGAAAAGTGAAGAAAATACCAGTCTTGCAATAAAAAACCTTAAAAATACTGAAGAGAAGCTACGAAAACTGAATGAAGAGCTTGAGGTTAGGATCGAGGAGCGGACTAAGGAACTGCGTGATAATGAAGAACGTTTTAGGCTGGCGGTCAAAGCTACCAATGATGTTATTTGGGATTGGGACATACTTTCTAACCAAGTATGGTGGAGTGAAGGGTTGAATGATTATTTTGGTATAGATAATGCAGAAGACAGCAGTATCGGCATTGAGACTTTTTATGATAATATACATGAAGATGACCGCGAAAAGGTAATTAAAGGGATAAATAAGTCTTTAAATACTGGCGATAGTGTATGGGGTGATGATTTTAAATTTAAAAAAGCCGATGGTTCTATTGCTTATCTGTTTTCTCGTGGCTATGTCCTCAAAAATGAATATGAAATGCCTTACCGCATGGTTGGCTCTATGATAGATCTTTCAGACCTGAAACAAACACAAGAAGAACTCAACGAAACTAATGAGAATCTAGTCAAGATCAATAATGATCTTGACAACTTTATTTATACTGCATCGCATGACTTGAAAGCTCCAATTTCCAATATCGAAGGACTTGTGTATTCACTCGAAGGCGAATTAGCGGAGAATAAAAATGAGCATATCCTTGAAATGTTGGATTTGATAAAAACTTCTATAGAGCGTTTCAAAAACACCATCAAGGATTTGACTGAGATCTCTAAAGTGCAGAAAAACCTGGAGAATGAATATGACTTTATAAATGTGGAAGATGTGCTTAAGGAAATTAAAATGGTTATTCCTGAGATAATAGAAGAGAATAATGCAAAAATTAATTTGCTCTGTCAGCCATCGTGCAAGTCTATAAAATTTTCGAAGAAGAATTTTCAAAGCATCCTTTATAACTTTATAACCAATGGGATTAAATATCGAAAGCCAAAGGTGGCCCCTGTAATTGATATAGATATTTGGGAGGAGGGCGACTTTAATGTTTTGATGATACGGGATAATGGTTTAGGAATTGAACCGGAGAAAAAAGCTAAAGTATTTGATATGTTTAAAAGGCTTCACGACCATGTGGAAGGTACAGGTCTTGGGTTATATATAGTTAAAAGAATAATGGACAACTCCGGGGGTAAAATTGAAGTAGATAGTGAACTAGGAGAGGGGAGTACTTTTAAGCTTTATTTCCCAAAATAA
- a CDS encoding GAF domain-containing protein: MKLPINKDYDSEVCGSLPLHLVNHVQSYGFLLVLDYKEFKVVQCSENSSEFLNVDIDGILGKPIEKLFSEGAFKEFYTKIEQRGSNDSIPFKTSLNGNDGSGFICNMTIHFKEKYFLLEIEPDSEVNNKSFSDVHRDLKYILSSLKKGKDLEELTAIAAREIRKFAGLDKVMIYQFDENWNGFVLAEDKIDSLESYLYLWFPASDVPRPARELYLRNPYRLIPDRGFRPSKLMPVVNPLINSFTDISDCNLRGVVAVHLEYLKNMNVQASMSLPIIVNGKLWGLISCHHQTACELSYEMRAVFELLADILSSQISAIEKEKELSQMAIMSEKLAGIIEKLYSVDNIASALLNEDTDILNLFGLDGVAIVIEGVTSAVGNVPGQKDINGVVHWLQRENIDKVFTTSSLVEYHYESIDYADIASGLLAIPISLRDGSYILGFRPEVVQNVRWGGNPEERVQMEKDGINYHPRSSFSVWQETVKHTSEPWSSREIEIAEKLRVAILEKLVNV, encoded by the coding sequence ATGAAATTACCTATTAACAAGGACTACGATTCTGAAGTTTGTGGTAGTCTTCCGTTGCATTTAGTAAACCATGTACAATCCTATGGCTTTTTGCTTGTCCTAGATTATAAGGAGTTCAAAGTTGTTCAATGTAGTGAAAACAGTAGTGAGTTTTTAAATGTAGATATTGATGGAATATTGGGTAAGCCAATTGAAAAGCTTTTTAGTGAAGGGGCTTTCAAGGAGTTTTATACCAAGATTGAGCAGCGCGGATCTAATGATAGTATCCCTTTCAAAACTTCTTTAAATGGCAATGATGGGTCAGGGTTTATATGTAACATGACTATTCATTTTAAAGAAAAATATTTCCTGCTTGAAATAGAACCTGATTCTGAAGTAAATAATAAAAGCTTTAGTGATGTTCACCGTGATTTGAAATATATCCTTTCATCACTAAAAAAAGGTAAGGATTTGGAAGAACTTACCGCCATTGCTGCCCGAGAAATAAGAAAATTTGCGGGGCTAGACAAAGTGATGATTTATCAATTTGATGAAAATTGGAATGGGTTTGTCTTAGCAGAAGATAAAATTGATAGCCTAGAGTCTTACCTTTACCTATGGTTTCCCGCTTCGGATGTGCCTAGACCTGCCAGGGAGCTTTACTTGAGAAACCCATATCGTCTGATTCCTGACCGGGGTTTCCGCCCTTCTAAACTAATGCCTGTAGTCAACCCATTGATTAACTCATTTACAGATATATCCGACTGTAATTTGAGAGGTGTCGTTGCGGTGCACTTAGAATATCTGAAGAATATGAATGTGCAGGCATCTATGTCTTTGCCAATAATTGTCAACGGGAAGTTGTGGGGACTTATTTCTTGTCACCATCAAACAGCTTGTGAGTTGAGTTATGAAATGAGGGCGGTTTTTGAACTGTTAGCGGATATTCTGTCGTCTCAGATTTCTGCAATAGAAAAAGAAAAAGAACTCTCGCAAATGGCTATAATGAGCGAGAAGCTGGCAGGTATAATAGAGAAACTTTACTCAGTTGATAATATTGCCTCTGCTTTGCTTAATGAAGATACTGATATACTGAATCTTTTTGGTTTGGATGGGGTAGCTATAGTTATAGAAGGGGTGACGTCTGCTGTTGGGAATGTGCCAGGGCAAAAGGATATTAATGGGGTTGTACATTGGTTGCAGCGAGAAAATATTGATAAAGTGTTTACAACCTCTAGTTTAGTAGAGTATCATTATGAAAGCATCGATTATGCTGACATTGCTAGTGGTTTATTAGCTATACCTATATCTTTGCGCGACGGTAGCTATATCTTAGGTTTTAGACCCGAAGTTGTACAGAATGTACGTTGGGGAGGAAATCCAGAAGAGAGGGTTCAAATGGAAAAAGATGGCATAAACTACCATCCCCGCTCTTCTTTTTCTGTGTGGCAAGAAACTGTAAAGCATACCTCTGAGCCTTGGAGTTCCCGGGAAATTGAAATTGCAGAAAAACTGAGGGTTGCAATTCTTGAGAAATTAGTGAATGTTTAA
- a CDS encoding class I SAM-dependent methyltransferase: MSVCCPLCLSNNVSKVQVTINVRAYYLCHTCALVFVGSGVLPSAEQEKGRYLQHRNSIEDSGYVDFLQSIIVPALPYLNAEMKGLDYGCGPAPVLAELLKGKGLSCDAYDPFFRDIPLDSKYDFIFSTEVFEHFFSPRRECEKIISLLKPGGVLLVMTSFFPGLTSFDQWHYRRDFTHVAFYQEKTFQYIADNFGMRIMYCDGRNKVILKKTG; the protein is encoded by the coding sequence ATGAGCGTGTGTTGTCCGCTATGTTTGTCTAACAATGTTTCTAAGGTTCAAGTAACAATCAATGTTCGGGCGTATTATTTATGCCATACATGTGCATTGGTTTTTGTAGGTAGCGGGGTGTTGCCTTCTGCCGAACAAGAGAAGGGGAGGTATTTGCAGCATCGAAATAGCATTGAAGATTCAGGCTATGTGGACTTTCTTCAATCTATCATAGTGCCAGCGCTACCTTACCTTAATGCTGAAATGAAAGGCTTAGACTATGGTTGTGGTCCTGCACCTGTGTTGGCTGAGCTTCTAAAGGGTAAAGGGCTTTCTTGTGATGCTTATGATCCTTTTTTTAGAGATATCCCACTTGATAGTAAGTATGATTTTATATTTTCAACGGAAGTCTTTGAGCATTTCTTTTCTCCTAGGCGTGAATGTGAAAAAATTATCTCATTGCTAAAGCCTGGAGGTGTGTTATTGGTTATGACATCCTTTTTTCCTGGATTAACCAGTTTTGACCAGTGGCATTACAGAAGAGACTTTACTCATGTCGCTTTCTATCAGGAAAAGACCTTTCAATATATAGCTGATAATTTTGGGATGCGTATTATGTACTGTGATGGGAGAAATAAGGTAATATTAAAAAAGACAGGATAA
- a CDS encoding MFS transporter, producing the protein MIQKNNKKVMNAWCMYDWANSVFALTITTAIFPVYFNLVAKGEDGSPYIPFLGTVKHSSVVFTWSVSIAFLIIAFLSPILSGIADSGGRKKAFMKFFVYLGSVSCALLFFFDSHTINLGIVCFILGAVGFAGSIVFYNAYLPEIATPDRHDRLSAKGFSMGYIGSVILLILNILMLEMPHWFGMAAGTTLPARISFLSVGAWWLLFSFYSFYYLPADDKTKKVNLDQINKGFKEINSVFKSLKRYPMLMLFLAAFFFYSMGFQTIMYLASIFGADELKLPQTGLIVTILIIQLVAIGGAYMFAAMSERIGNIMTLFYALILCVGICVAAWFIQTDVQFYALAVLVGLVMGGLQSLSRSTYSKMLPETKDTASYFSFYEFTEKTGIVLGTAVFAVVTDVTGSMRNSILALLLFFFAGLYFLWRVRRVSKSKVGEVRQVETNSV; encoded by the coding sequence GTGATACAGAAGAACAATAAAAAAGTAATGAATGCCTGGTGTATGTATGACTGGGCCAATTCCGTTTTTGCACTGACCATTACCACAGCCATTTTTCCGGTTTACTTTAATTTAGTGGCTAAAGGCGAAGACGGGTCTCCTTATATCCCGTTTTTGGGTACTGTTAAGCACAGTTCTGTGGTTTTTACCTGGTCAGTGTCCATTGCTTTTTTAATTATTGCTTTTCTTTCACCCATTTTGTCTGGTATTGCAGATTCAGGTGGGCGTAAAAAGGCTTTTATGAAGTTTTTCGTCTATTTGGGTTCGGTATCTTGTGCTTTGCTTTTCTTTTTTGACAGCCATACCATTAACCTGGGAATTGTATGTTTTATTCTGGGGGCAGTAGGTTTTGCCGGTAGTATAGTTTTTTATAATGCCTATTTGCCGGAAATAGCCACTCCTGATCGTCATGACAGGTTAAGTGCTAAGGGGTTTTCCATGGGGTACATTGGCAGTGTAATACTGCTAATCCTTAATATTCTTATGTTGGAAATGCCCCATTGGTTTGGTATGGCAGCAGGTACAACACTTCCCGCTCGAATTTCTTTTCTTTCGGTAGGCGCTTGGTGGCTGTTGTTCTCTTTTTATTCTTTTTATTATTTGCCAGCAGATGACAAAACCAAAAAGGTCAACTTAGATCAAATTAATAAAGGGTTTAAAGAGATTAATTCTGTATTCAAAAGCTTGAAGCGTTACCCGATGCTGATGCTGTTCCTTGCCGCTTTCTTTTTTTACAGCATGGGTTTTCAGACCATTATGTATTTGGCGAGCATTTTTGGGGCGGACGAACTGAAGCTTCCTCAAACAGGGTTGATAGTAACAATTTTAATTATTCAATTGGTAGCGATAGGGGGTGCCTATATGTTTGCGGCAATGTCTGAACGTATTGGGAATATCATGACCTTGTTCTATGCTTTGATCCTTTGTGTGGGCATATGTGTGGCTGCTTGGTTTATTCAAACAGATGTACAGTTTTATGCGCTTGCGGTATTGGTAGGGCTTGTAATGGGTGGATTGCAAAGCCTGTCGCGCTCTACCTATTCTAAAATGCTGCCTGAGACAAAAGATACTGCTTCATATTTTAGCTTTTATGAGTTTACCGAGAAAACGGGAATTGTACTTGGTACCGCAGTTTTTGCAGTAGTTACTGATGTTACAGGGAGTATGAGAAACAGTATTTTAGCTTTGCTGCTATTTTTCTTTGCAGGGCTATATTTCCTATGGCGCGTGCGCAGGGTTTCTAAGAGTAAGGTAGGCGAAGTACGTCAGGTGGAAACAAATTCTGTTTGA
- a CDS encoding YajQ family cyclic di-GMP-binding protein, with amino-acid sequence MASFDVVSKLDPQTLDNAINVAKKEILNRFDFRDSKSSVDLDKKSNVIHIVTENTMRMDAIIDAIVTRMAKQGLDARSLDRGKDEYASGSMIKKDIKVKTGIDKETAKKMVKDIKDSKLKVSAAIMDDTLRVTGKKIDDLQSVIALLKSKNYELALQFTNMKS; translated from the coding sequence ATGGCTTCGTTTGATGTAGTAAGTAAACTTGACCCTCAGACCTTGGATAATGCTATTAATGTGGCAAAAAAAGAAATTTTAAACCGCTTCGATTTTCGTGATTCTAAGAGTTCGGTCGACTTGGACAAAAAAAGTAATGTTATTCACATTGTCACTGAAAACACCATGCGGATGGATGCCATTATAGATGCAATCGTTACCCGCATGGCCAAGCAAGGTCTTGATGCCAGGTCTTTGGATAGAGGAAAAGATGAATATGCGTCTGGTTCCATGATTAAAAAAGATATTAAAGTGAAGACAGGGATTGACAAAGAGACTGCCAAAAAAATGGTAAAAGATATTAAGGACTCTAAGTTGAAGGTTTCTGCAGCAATTATGGATGATACATTGCGGGTTACTGGAAAGAAAATTGATGATCTCCAAAGCGTGATTGCGTTGCTGAAAAGTAAAAATTATGAACTGGCGCTTCAGTTTACCAATATGAAATCTTAA
- a CDS encoding PhoH family protein, which produces MAKAKKDKKIFVLDTSVILHDHNSVKSFKEHDVAIPITVLEELDNFKKGNDIINFEAREFIRFLDELSGDYSLQEWIPIGKGKGKLKVVMFTDTDSKTNAEKIFSDKKADHRILNAALNIQNEVKDAKVIMVTKDINLRLKAKSLNLPAEDYSTGKVKNVDTLFTGKTTLENIPAEVINEIYEKGSCSPDFLGKEIVSENHFYILKSDKSSALSYYNPDSKLLEHVEKKTVYGIKPRNAEQTFAIHAIMNPDIKLVTIQGVAGTGKTLLALAGTLEQRKLFKQIYLARPVVPLSNKDIGYLPGDIKSKLNPYMEPLYDNLKFIQNQFNEGDSDYQRITDMLNKEKLVITPLAYIRGRSLSNICFIVDEAQNLTPHEVKTIISRAGENTKIIFTGDVYQIDSPYLDSQSNGLSYLIDRLKNHKLYAHITLEKGERSELANLANDLL; this is translated from the coding sequence ATGGCAAAAGCGAAAAAGGATAAAAAGATTTTTGTACTAGACACCTCTGTAATTCTACATGATCATAATTCTGTTAAAAGCTTTAAGGAGCATGATGTAGCCATTCCGATAACTGTGCTAGAGGAGCTGGACAACTTTAAAAAAGGCAATGATATAATCAATTTTGAAGCTAGGGAATTCATACGTTTTCTGGATGAGCTATCAGGAGACTACTCTCTTCAAGAATGGATCCCTATCGGCAAAGGCAAAGGAAAGCTAAAAGTGGTCATGTTTACAGACACTGATAGCAAAACAAACGCAGAGAAAATATTTTCCGACAAAAAGGCAGACCATCGAATACTAAATGCAGCCTTAAACATTCAAAATGAAGTGAAGGATGCAAAGGTAATAATGGTTACCAAGGACATAAATCTGCGCCTGAAAGCCAAATCATTAAACCTGCCAGCCGAGGACTATTCAACAGGGAAAGTAAAAAATGTTGACACCCTTTTTACAGGCAAAACAACTTTAGAAAACATTCCTGCAGAGGTTATCAATGAAATTTATGAAAAAGGGTCATGTTCTCCCGACTTTCTTGGCAAAGAAATAGTTTCTGAAAACCACTTTTACATACTCAAAAGTGACAAAAGTTCAGCACTTAGTTATTACAATCCAGACTCGAAGCTTCTGGAGCATGTGGAGAAAAAAACAGTGTACGGCATTAAACCCAGAAACGCTGAACAAACCTTCGCTATTCATGCCATTATGAACCCTGACATAAAACTGGTAACCATTCAAGGAGTAGCAGGTACAGGGAAAACTCTTTTAGCACTAGCAGGTACTCTAGAACAAAGAAAGCTGTTTAAACAAATATATCTAGCAAGACCTGTAGTACCATTGAGCAATAAAGACATAGGCTACTTACCTGGCGATATTAAGTCTAAGCTCAACCCTTATATGGAGCCGTTGTATGACAATTTGAAATTTATACAAAACCAGTTTAACGAAGGTGATTCTGACTATCAAAGAATTACAGATATGCTTAATAAGGAAAAGCTGGTGATAACTCCATTGGCCTACATTAGAGGGCGTAGTCTTTCAAATATATGTTTTATCGTAGATGAAGCACAAAACCTGACACCTCATGAGGTAAAAACAATTATTTCCCGAGCCGGTGAAAACACCAAAATAATTTTTACTGGAGATGTATACCAAATAGATTCCCCATACTTAGACTCCCAAAGTAATGGTCTTTCTTACCTCATAGATAGGTTAAAGAACCACAAGCTTTATGCGCATATTACACTAGAAAAGGGAGAACGCTCAGAGCTTGCCAATTTAGCTAACGATTTATTATAA
- a CDS encoding glycosyltransferase: MKPLVTVVCLSYNHQGFLAEALDSVLGQTYSNIEVIVVDDASTDDSREVIAHYVKQNPSIKLIPNGQNLGNCRSFNKALDIASGEYIIDFATDDVMHPERVEKQVAAFERLSDDYAAVFTNAAYIDEHAGFLKYHYRAEQYPSVPCGDIYKSILSNNGIICTPTLMFRTHVVRALGGYDERLSYEDFDICLRVARKYKFYFLKQVLTEWRIVAGSHSKTALHAKNISTFRVCMKAFWLNKTPKEHKALAKFIKYNLRYCVFINDHMYALKYWSLLKCLDRSVFWYAPLFVIAKLKINIFPLYRLYVKLKYGYEISR; the protein is encoded by the coding sequence ATGAAGCCACTTGTTACAGTAGTTTGTTTAAGTTATAATCACCAGGGCTTTCTTGCTGAAGCGCTTGATTCTGTTTTGGGGCAGACATATTCCAATATTGAAGTTATTGTGGTAGATGATGCTAGTACAGACGATAGCAGAGAAGTAATAGCGCATTATGTAAAACAGAATCCTTCTATCAAACTTATTCCTAATGGTCAAAATTTAGGAAACTGTCGTTCTTTTAACAAAGCCTTAGATATCGCATCGGGTGAATATATCATAGATTTTGCAACTGATGATGTTATGCACCCGGAAAGGGTAGAAAAGCAAGTTGCAGCATTTGAAAGGTTATCTGATGATTATGCTGCTGTATTTACCAATGCAGCTTATATAGATGAACATGCTGGTTTTCTCAAGTATCATTATAGGGCAGAACAGTACCCTTCTGTTCCTTGCGGAGATATTTATAAAAGTATTTTGAGCAATAATGGTATTATTTGCACGCCTACACTAATGTTTCGCACTCATGTTGTACGAGCTTTGGGAGGATATGACGAGCGGTTGAGTTATGAGGATTTTGATATTTGTCTCCGGGTTGCCCGGAAATATAAATTTTATTTTCTTAAACAGGTATTGACGGAATGGCGGATCGTAGCAGGTTCTCACAGTAAAACAGCTTTGCATGCTAAGAATATATCCACTTTTAGGGTATGTATGAAGGCCTTCTGGTTGAACAAGACCCCAAAAGAGCACAAAGCCTTGGCTAAATTTATTAAATATAACTTACGCTATTGTGTCTTTATAAATGATCATATGTATGCCTTGAAATATTGGAGCTTGTTAAAGTGCCTTGATCGGTCAGTATTTTGGTATGCACCTTTGTTTGTGATAGCCAAGTTGAAGATAAATATCTTTCCTCTTTACCGGCTTTATGTAAAATTAAAATATGGTTATGAAATCTCAAGGTAA